One Rosa chinensis cultivar Old Blush chromosome 5, RchiOBHm-V2, whole genome shotgun sequence genomic region harbors:
- the LOC112202039 gene encoding non-classical arabinogalactan protein 31 gives MGVAKALVFVQLSVLLLNTFTVLAQLSAIEAQAPVPSRHHGYYAHPIASPAHPPTHGHHHHHPKPHPHPPTASPVHPPAHAPVHPPTHHHHAHPPSHMPAHSPYHHAPVQPPSHPPTHHAPPAHSPAPVHPPTYPPKKPFPRSFVAVQGVVYCKSCKYSGVDTLLNATAIAGATVKLQCNNTKYPLVVKGTTDKHGYFFITAPKTITTYGAHKCKASLVSAPTTACSKITDFHGGLTGAVLRPSKPFLSEKKLPFLLYTVGPFAFESKCPH, from the exons ATGGGTGTTGCAAAAGCTTTAGTTTTTGTTCAGCTCTCTGTTCTCCTACTAAACACCTTCACTGTTCTTGCTCAGCTCTCAGCCATTGAAGCTCAGGCACCGGTTCCGTCGCGCCATCATGGTTACTATGCACACCCAATAGCCTCCCCTGCCCACCCTCCCACTCacggccaccaccaccaccaccccaaaCCTCACCCACACCCTCCAACCGCTTCCCCGGTCCACCCTCCGGCTCACGCTCCTGTCCACCCTCCCACTCACCACCACCACGCTCACCCACCTTCCCACATGCCGGCTCACTCTCCCTACCACCACGCTCCCGTTCAGCCCCCGAGCCACCCTCCCACTCACCACGCGCCACCGGCTCACTCCCCTGCCCCGGTTCATCCTCCTACCTACCCTCCCAAGAAGCCCTTCCCACGTAGCTTCGTGGCCGTTCAAGGCGTCGTCTACTGCAAGTCGTGCAAGTACTCCGGCGTCGACACTCTCCTCAACGCCACTGCCATTGCCG GTGCTACCGTGAAGCTCCAGtgcaacaacaccaagtacCCGCTTGTCGTGAAGGGCACGACGGACAAGCACGGCTACTTCTTCATTACAGCTCCCAAGACCATCACAACCTACGGTGCCCACAAGTGCAAGGCCTCGCTCGTCTCCGCTCCGACCACCGCGTGTTCCAAGATCACCGACTTCCACGGCGGACTTACGGGCGCCGTTCTGAGGCCGTCCAAGCCGTTCCTGTCGGAGAAGAAGCTCCCCTTCCTTCTGTACACCGTCGGTCCGTTTGCCTTCGAGTCCAAATGCCCCCATTGA